One window of the Anopheles cruzii chromosome 2, idAnoCruzAS_RS32_06, whole genome shotgun sequence genome contains the following:
- the LOC128267337 gene encoding uncharacterized protein LOC128267337: protein MLIQTSSRSTVMNLNSDVSRTGLRITISMPVCSKYGATKSITSSRSAVILSAVMAKSISPLTKSPTSPSHRPSVALRAPNVPSRGDTRS, encoded by the coding sequence ATGCTCATCCAGACCTCGAGCCGCAGCACGGTCATGAACTTGAACAGCGACGTCTCGCGGACCGGCTTGCGCATCACGATCAGTATGCCGGTCTGTTCGAAGTACGGTGCCACGAAGTCGATCACCTCCTCGCGCTCGGCCGTCATCTTGAGCGCGGTGATGGCAAAGTCTATATCGCCGCTCACCAAGTCTCCGACCAGTCCGTCCCACCGCCCGTCGGTAGCGTTACGCGCCCCGAACGTGCCATCGCGCGGTGACACGAGATCGTAG